The following proteins are encoded in a genomic region of Oceanotoga teriensis:
- a CDS encoding L-cystine transporter yields MNTSLIILNILIMAFFIFIIYKMQKKHVSFSKRVFLALGLGIVFGAVLQFIYGSDSEVLKQSVNWFNIVGNGYVRLLKMIVMPLIMVSITTAIINLEDGKSLGKFGGYVIGFLVLTAGIAAVVGVFTAVSFGLSAEGLQAGQAELARGEVLQSGLENLNKVPLTQRLTELIPDNPFLDMTGARSSSTIAVVIFSTFVGISVLGLKRKKPDIAEKFRVGFNVLHDVVMRMVTIILRLTPFGVLALMTKVTALSDYQSIVRLGKFVLASYVAIIIMFIIHLIFLMIFGLNPKHYLKKSLPVLTFAFTSRTSAGTIPLNIEAQTKKLGVSEAIANLSASFGASIGQNGCAAIYPAMLAVMIAPTQGINPLNPSFLIPLIVIIVISSFGVAGVGGGATFAALIVLSAMDLPVALVGLLISIEPLIDMGRTALNVSGSMLSGILSSRVLKQLDLDLYNKEVIEEDV; encoded by the coding sequence ATGAACACATCATTGATTATTTTGAATATACTTATAATGGCTTTTTTCATTTTTATAATTTATAAAATGCAAAAAAAGCATGTGTCTTTTAGCAAAAGAGTTTTTTTAGCCCTTGGTTTGGGAATTGTTTTTGGGGCTGTTTTGCAGTTTATTTATGGAAGTGATTCGGAAGTTTTAAAACAGTCAGTTAACTGGTTTAATATAGTTGGAAATGGATATGTTAGATTGTTAAAGATGATAGTTATGCCTCTTATAATGGTTTCAATAACTACTGCAATAATAAATCTTGAAGATGGTAAATCATTGGGAAAATTTGGTGGTTATGTTATAGGATTTTTGGTTTTAACAGCAGGTATAGCAGCTGTAGTCGGAGTTTTTACTGCTGTTTCTTTTGGTTTATCGGCTGAAGGGTTGCAAGCTGGGCAAGCAGAGCTTGCAAGAGGAGAAGTTTTACAGAGTGGACTTGAAAATCTGAACAAAGTTCCTCTGACTCAAAGACTTACAGAACTCATTCCAGATAATCCGTTTTTGGATATGACTGGTGCGAGAAGTTCTTCAACGATAGCTGTTGTGATTTTTTCTACTTTTGTTGGGATTTCAGTTTTAGGCCTTAAAAGAAAGAAACCTGATATTGCTGAGAAGTTCAGAGTTGGATTTAATGTTTTACATGATGTTGTTATGAGAATGGTTACTATTATATTGAGATTGACCCCTTTTGGAGTTTTAGCTCTCATGACTAAAGTTACTGCATTAAGTGATTATCAGAGTATTGTAAGACTTGGCAAATTTGTTTTAGCTTCTTATGTAGCAATTATAATAATGTTTATAATTCATCTGATATTTTTGATGATTTTTGGATTGAATCCAAAACATTATTTAAAAAAATCTTTGCCAGTATTAACTTTTGCTTTTACTTCAAGAACGAGTGCAGGAACTATTCCATTGAATATAGAAGCTCAGACTAAAAAACTTGGTGTTTCAGAAGCAATAGCTAATTTATCCGCTTCTTTTGGGGCATCTATAGGACAAAATGGATGTGCTGCGATTTATCCCGCAATGTTAGCCGTTATGATAGCACCTACACAAGGTATTAATCCATTAAATCCAAGTTTTTTGATCCCTTTAATAGTAATTATTGTTATTAGTTCTTTTGGGGTTGCCGGTGTTGGTGGTGGAGCAACTTTTGCGGCTTTGATTGTTTTATCAGCTATGGATTTGCCAGTTGCACTTGTAGGACTTTTGATATCTATAGAGCCTTTAATAGATATGGGAAGAACGGCTTTGAATGTTAGTGGATCTATGTTGAGTGGTATTCTTTCTTCAAGAGTTCTTAAACAACTTGATTTAGATTTATATAATAAAGAGGTTATAGAGGAAGATGTTTGA
- the corA gene encoding magnesium/cobalt transporter CorA, protein MNIKLINKYKKTNMTNEEKYTGEAKGETTQINYFLYNKTSGKWGDYLKEENSIIPNDEDILWINVTGLYETNKIKKLCEKFEIDQLTIEDIYHTNQRNKIEIHDNYSFIVLKLINKKEEIYTYEQFSVIYKDNLIITFNETENKNHETIKNQIEENKKKIKEKKSDYLMYAILDKIIDDYFIINNELTEKLEKIDESVNMDPDQQDLIKIKSTKQEVIYFKKNIMTLKETLMFNKDDFFKRLNKENKEYYRDLFDHVYQLYESADILNETLTNLTEIYFSAISYKMNEIMKVLTIISTIFIPLSFLAGLYGMNFKNMPELDWNFGYPLLIIIMLLIVLIMLLIFKKKKWF, encoded by the coding sequence ATGAACATAAAATTAATCAATAAATATAAAAAAACAAATATGACAAATGAAGAAAAGTATACAGGTGAAGCTAAAGGTGAAACAACACAAATCAACTATTTTCTATACAATAAAACATCTGGAAAATGGGGGGATTATTTAAAAGAAGAAAATTCGATAATTCCAAATGATGAAGATATTTTATGGATAAATGTTACTGGACTATATGAAACAAATAAAATAAAAAAATTATGTGAAAAATTTGAAATAGACCAATTAACAATAGAAGACATATACCATACAAATCAAAGAAACAAAATAGAAATCCATGATAACTATTCATTCATAGTATTAAAATTGATAAACAAAAAAGAAGAAATATATACTTATGAACAATTCAGTGTAATATATAAAGACAATCTCATAATAACTTTCAATGAAACTGAAAATAAAAATCATGAAACCATAAAAAATCAAATTGAGGAAAACAAGAAAAAAATAAAAGAAAAAAAATCAGATTACTTAATGTATGCAATATTAGATAAAATAATAGATGATTACTTTATAATAAATAATGAATTAACAGAAAAATTGGAAAAAATAGATGAATCTGTGAATATGGATCCAGACCAACAAGATTTAATAAAAATAAAATCCACAAAACAAGAAGTAATATACTTCAAAAAAAATATAATGACCTTAAAAGAAACTTTAATGTTCAATAAAGATGATTTCTTTAAAAGATTAAACAAAGAAAATAAAGAATACTATAGAGACTTATTCGATCATGTATATCAATTATATGAAAGTGCAGATATATTAAATGAAACATTGACAAACTTAACTGAAATATACTTCTCAGCTATAAGTTATAAAATGAATGAAATAATGAAAGTATTGACTATAATATCAACTATATTCATACCTCTTTCATTCTTAGCAGGACTTTATGGAATGAACTTCAAAAATATGCCTGAATTAGACTGGAATTTTGGGTATCCATTATTAATAATAATAATGCTATTAATAGTATTAATAATGTTATTAATATTCAAAAAAAAGAAATGGTTTTAA
- a CDS encoding C40 family peptidase has product MDINSIDYWLNKFEDEDLTSKRSIDEINIEIKKSLKNGNYENLLIDEDELLNKSEKPGIIIKRTDIKIQPHENIVLEPNNKHLDMNQMTALNIYDIVDIKEETKNWYYINSSTADGWIKKSDVALIKNRKEISNIKNSKNFILVNQSYLETEFNVHDDRASFVEFFLGDKIPLSQDYYDEYPQPGYKIKIPVKNKDNYVEFIDGFIALNKEIEKNYLNYTRKNLLKTAFKMLGEAYGWGSRLRRRDCSSYIMDIMKIFGIKIPRNSGIQEIAGNFNCIKKENIDIEKIKPGDILYMKGHVMLYIGKDKEKHYVIHSGAGYSEKNEIKNVYSVFIMDIEKTLKSGKSTYIDALTSVVKLY; this is encoded by the coding sequence ATGGATATAAACTCAATAGACTACTGGTTAAATAAATTTGAAGATGAAGATTTAACCTCAAAAAGAAGTATAGACGAAATAAATATAGAAATAAAAAAATCATTAAAAAATGGCAATTATGAAAATCTTCTAATAGATGAAGATGAACTATTAAATAAATCCGAAAAGCCTGGTATCATAATAAAAAGAACCGATATAAAAATACAACCACATGAAAATATAGTATTAGAACCAAATAATAAACATCTCGATATGAACCAAATGACAGCTTTAAACATATATGATATAGTAGACATAAAAGAAGAAACTAAAAATTGGTATTATATAAACAGTTCAACAGCAGATGGATGGATAAAAAAATCCGATGTAGCTTTAATAAAAAATAGAAAAGAAATATCAAATATAAAAAATTCAAAAAATTTTATACTAGTAAATCAAAGTTATTTAGAAACCGAATTTAATGTGCATGATGATAGAGCATCATTCGTAGAATTTTTTCTCGGAGATAAAATTCCGTTATCTCAAGATTATTATGATGAATATCCACAACCTGGATACAAAATAAAAATTCCTGTAAAAAATAAAGATAATTATGTTGAATTTATAGATGGATTTATAGCCTTAAACAAAGAAATAGAAAAAAATTACTTGAATTATACCAGAAAAAACTTATTAAAAACAGCCTTTAAAATGCTTGGAGAAGCTTATGGTTGGGGAAGTCGATTGAGAAGAAGAGACTGTTCTTCATATATAATGGATATAATGAAAATATTTGGAATAAAAATACCGAGAAACAGTGGCATACAAGAAATAGCTGGAAATTTCAACTGTATAAAAAAAGAAAACATAGATATAGAAAAAATAAAACCAGGTGATATACTATACATGAAAGGCCATGTAATGCTGTATATAGGAAAAGATAAAGAAAAACATTATGTAATACATTCAGGTGCTGGATATTCAGAAAAAAATGAAATCAAAAATGTTTATTCAGTTTTCATAATGGATATTGAAAAGACCTTAAAATCTGGAAAATCAACATATATAGACGCTTTAACTTCTGTAGTAAAACTATATTAA
- a CDS encoding dipeptidase, giving the protein MNDKIKKIHDETIVVDAHYDLLMDLTLQKNFNKFNVIKNDHLNNFKKGGLSLIVSSIFIDKPIYKEAYLHETLDQIALFMEEIEKNEEITFCRSYEDILNSKKQNKIGIMLSFEGADPLFDDLHLLKIFYELGVRFIGLTWSRRNYISDGCKFGPVEKDKRSYGITDFGVNFIKKAENLGYIIDISHLSETGFYDFIKINQKPFIVSHTNIRHFTNNTRTLSDEQIKIIKENDGIIGINSYKEFFNEKSKNISAYVDQIEYIINKIGDKNVGIGLDICTHLLKYEPFNEEKISPNIIKDHSEFTKITEEMLKRNYNESTIKNVLGENFINFYKNNL; this is encoded by the coding sequence ATGAACGATAAAATAAAAAAAATACATGATGAAACAATAGTAGTAGATGCTCATTATGACCTACTAATGGACTTAACCTTACAAAAAAATTTCAATAAATTCAATGTAATAAAAAATGATCATCTCAATAACTTCAAAAAAGGTGGACTATCATTAATAGTATCATCAATCTTTATAGATAAACCAATATATAAAGAAGCATATTTACATGAAACTCTGGATCAAATAGCTTTATTCATGGAGGAAATAGAAAAAAATGAAGAAATTACTTTTTGTAGAAGCTATGAAGATATACTTAATAGCAAAAAACAAAATAAAATTGGAATAATGCTATCTTTTGAGGGTGCAGATCCTCTTTTTGATGATTTACATTTATTAAAAATATTTTATGAACTTGGAGTAAGATTCATAGGTTTAACATGGTCAAGAAGAAATTATATATCAGATGGATGCAAATTTGGACCTGTTGAAAAAGATAAAAGGAGTTATGGAATAACAGACTTTGGCGTAAATTTTATAAAAAAAGCTGAAAACCTTGGTTACATAATAGATATAAGCCATCTAAGTGAAACAGGTTTCTATGATTTTATAAAGATAAATCAAAAACCATTCATAGTATCTCATACAAATATAAGACATTTTACAAACAATACGAGAACATTATCAGATGAACAAATAAAAATCATAAAAGAAAATGATGGAATAATAGGTATAAACTCTTATAAAGAGTTTTTCAATGAAAAATCAAAAAACATCTCGGCTTATGTAGATCAAATAGAATATATAATAAATAAAATTGGTGATAAAAATGTTGGTATAGGTTTAGATATCTGTACTCATTTATTAAAGTATGAACCTTTCAATGAAGAAAAAATATCTCCAAATATCATAAAAGATCATTCAGAATTCACTAAAATAACAGAAGAAATGCTTAAAAGAAACTATAATGAATCAACTATAAAAAATGTACTCGGAGAAAACTTTATAAATTTTTATAAAAACAATCTTTAA
- the lysA gene encoding diaminopimelate decarboxylase — protein sequence MKIDENKLYINGVSAEEIRKNHGTPVIVYDYDEIIKNISEYRDNFKKNYENFSITYASKAFLNRTLCNIFKKENLDIDIVSSGELAIALSANFPVEKIYFHGNNKTEEEINYAIKNNIGTFIIDNLQEAQKIDKIAKKYGKKIKAIMRLIPGIEAHTHEYIKTGHIDSKFGFNLYKNHAYYEIEKIQNNLKNIDIKGIGAHIGSQIFDIKPYEDLLEVLFEFSEKLKNINIDINIFDIGGGLGVIYTDEDTYISKKEFVEKVSKKTKTLAKKYNKKNPHLIIEPGRSIIATAGTTLYTVGNIKENSELTNYIAVDGGMADNIRPSLYQAKYTAYIANKMKNKKEKIYTIAGKYCESGDILIKNIKLPIAEIGDIIAIPVTGAYSYSMASNYNGALKPEVIIIKNKKSYIMNKRETVEDLLKNDINIKDL from the coding sequence ATGAAAATAGATGAAAATAAATTATACATAAATGGAGTATCTGCAGAAGAAATCAGAAAAAACCATGGAACACCCGTAATAGTATATGATTATGATGAAATAATAAAAAACATATCAGAATACAGAGATAATTTCAAAAAAAACTATGAAAATTTTTCGATAACATATGCATCAAAAGCTTTTTTAAATAGAACTTTATGCAATATTTTTAAAAAAGAAAACTTAGATATAGATATAGTATCTTCTGGAGAACTTGCAATAGCTTTATCCGCAAACTTTCCAGTTGAAAAAATTTATTTTCATGGAAACAATAAAACAGAAGAAGAAATAAATTATGCCATTAAAAATAATATTGGAACTTTTATAATAGACAATTTACAAGAAGCTCAAAAAATAGATAAAATAGCTAAAAAATATGGTAAAAAAATAAAAGCCATAATGAGACTTATTCCAGGAATAGAAGCTCATACTCATGAATACATAAAAACTGGCCATATAGACTCAAAATTTGGATTCAACTTGTACAAAAACCATGCTTATTATGAAATAGAAAAAATTCAAAATAACTTAAAAAATATAGACATAAAAGGAATTGGTGCTCATATAGGTTCACAAATATTTGATATAAAACCGTATGAAGATTTACTAGAAGTATTATTCGAATTTTCTGAAAAACTAAAAAATATAAACATAGATATAAACATATTCGATATTGGTGGAGGACTTGGAGTAATATATACCGATGAAGACACCTATATATCAAAAAAAGAATTTGTAGAAAAAGTATCTAAAAAAACTAAAACACTTGCAAAAAAATACAATAAAAAAAATCCTCATCTAATAATAGAACCCGGAAGATCTATAATTGCAACTGCCGGAACAACATTGTATACAGTGGGAAATATAAAAGAAAACTCAGAATTGACAAATTATATAGCTGTAGATGGTGGAATGGCAGACAATATAAGACCTTCTCTATATCAGGCAAAATACACTGCATATATAGCAAATAAAATGAAAAACAAAAAAGAGAAAATTTATACAATAGCTGGGAAATATTGTGAATCTGGAGATATATTGATAAAAAACATAAAACTCCCAATAGCTGAAATTGGAGATATAATAGCTATCCCAGTAACAGGAGCTTACTCTTATTCAATGGCAAGCAATTACAATGGAGCATTAAAACCAGAAGTTATAATCATAAAAAATAAAAAATCATATATAATGAACAAAAGAGAAACTGTTGAAGATCTTCTAAAAAATGATATAAACATAAAAGATTTGTAA
- a CDS encoding serine hydrolase domain-containing protein has protein sequence MKKKIENFILEGLNNVYTAASILIGQNDEIIMEEYYGTKDGKSPINDQTLFDIASLTKIVSTTTAIMKLYDEKKIHLDDKIKKYLDVKGEKGEIKIKQLLLHESGMQPYSELWQKYKNKELMDKIIQIQPQNKPWTQYDYSCLNFITLMKIVENVSKTPYQDYIKNLFNQIGMFQTTYNPQNTENIVQTSIRDGIRLQGKSDDELCYYLGGVSGNAGIYSNIKDLRKYVLNILNPKIISKKTIDKFTKTTIHKGEKYAHLGFMAPPQAGCTNALDEKSFGHNGFTGTSIWIRPDGKFSIFLTNSVYYDRRAYKDKLQIIRNNINDAIFKEGII, from the coding sequence ATGAAAAAAAAGATTGAAAACTTCATCTTAGAAGGATTAAATAATGTTTACACTGCAGCGTCAATCTTAATAGGCCAAAATGATGAAATAATTATGGAAGAATATTATGGAACAAAAGATGGGAAAAGCCCTATAAATGATCAAACATTATTCGATATTGCAAGTTTGACCAAAATTGTTTCAACAACAACAGCGATAATGAAATTATACGATGAAAAAAAAATACATCTCGATGATAAAATCAAAAAATATCTAGATGTAAAAGGTGAAAAAGGCGAAATAAAAATAAAACAATTGCTACTTCACGAATCTGGAATGCAACCATATTCAGAACTATGGCAAAAATATAAAAATAAAGAATTGATGGACAAAATAATACAAATTCAACCACAAAATAAACCATGGACTCAATATGATTACTCCTGTTTAAACTTTATAACTCTTATGAAAATCGTAGAAAATGTTTCAAAAACACCTTATCAAGACTATATAAAAAATTTATTCAATCAAATAGGAATGTTTCAAACAACTTATAATCCTCAAAACACAGAAAATATAGTACAAACATCTATAAGAGATGGAATAAGATTACAGGGAAAATCTGATGATGAACTATGTTATTATCTTGGTGGAGTATCAGGAAATGCAGGCATATATTCAAACATAAAAGACTTAAGAAAATATGTATTAAATATATTAAATCCAAAGATAATAAGTAAAAAAACTATAGACAAGTTCACAAAAACAACAATACATAAAGGTGAAAAGTATGCCCATCTTGGATTTATGGCACCACCACAAGCAGGCTGTACAAATGCTTTAGATGAAAAAAGTTTTGGCCATAATGGATTTACAGGTACATCAATATGGATAAGACCAGATGGAAAATTCTCGATATTTTTAACAAATTCAGTTTATTATGATAGAAGAGCTTACAAAGATAAACTTCAAATAATAAGAAATAATATAAATGATGCCATTTTTAAAGAGGGAATAATATGA
- a CDS encoding mandelate racemase/muconate lactonizing enzyme family protein translates to MKITDIKTEKLNVELKEPFITSAGPLYAIENVLITIETDSGIKGYGESAFEYRVTGEIQESIIAAIQKFIKPCLIGENPLNTEIIHEKINKAIHNNYSAKAGVEIAIYDIIGKTYNIPLYTLFGGYSNNYQTDITISLNDPKTMLESASKYVKEGFDTLKIKVGNELSEDIKRIKTIRDNLPEKIKIRIDANQGWTPKEAIYALNRLKKYEIEFVEQPVHEKDIRGMAFVRNNTEIPVMADESVYTPQDVIEIIKLEAADLINIKLMKSGGIYNALDIAKISQAAGMKCMIGCMIESNISITAAAHLATGCKNIKYIDLDSDLFLKHNFSKGVKTAAGNITISDKPGLGIEI, encoded by the coding sequence ATGAAAATAACGGATATAAAGACAGAAAAATTAAATGTAGAACTCAAAGAACCATTTATAACATCAGCAGGTCCATTATATGCAATAGAAAATGTTTTAATAACAATTGAAACAGACTCTGGAATAAAAGGTTATGGAGAATCAGCTTTTGAATACAGAGTCACAGGTGAAATACAAGAAAGTATAATCGCTGCTATACAAAAATTTATAAAACCTTGTTTAATTGGAGAAAATCCATTAAATACAGAAATAATACATGAAAAAATAAATAAAGCAATACATAATAATTATTCTGCAAAAGCTGGTGTCGAAATAGCAATATACGATATAATAGGAAAAACATATAATATACCTTTATACACACTATTTGGAGGATATTCAAATAATTATCAAACAGATATAACTATCAGTTTAAACGATCCCAAAACAATGCTTGAATCCGCTTCAAAATATGTCAAAGAAGGTTTTGATACATTAAAAATAAAAGTTGGAAATGAGCTATCAGAAGATATAAAAAGAATAAAAACGATAAGAGATAATTTACCAGAAAAAATAAAAATTAGAATAGATGCCAATCAAGGATGGACACCAAAAGAAGCAATATATGCTTTGAATAGATTAAAAAAATATGAAATAGAATTTGTTGAACAACCTGTACATGAAAAAGATATAAGAGGAATGGCCTTTGTAAGAAATAATACAGAAATACCTGTAATGGCAGATGAAAGTGTTTATACTCCACAAGATGTAATAGAAATAATAAAGCTCGAAGCAGCTGATTTAATAAATATAAAACTCATGAAATCTGGAGGAATATACAATGCATTAGATATAGCAAAAATATCTCAAGCTGCTGGTATGAAATGTATGATTGGATGTATGATCGAAAGCAATATATCTATAACAGCGGCTGCTCATCTTGCTACTGGATGTAAAAATATAAAATATATAGATTTAGATTCAGATCTATTCTTAAAACATAATTTCTCCAAAGGAGTTAAAACAGCTGCGGGTAATATAACTATATCTGATAAACCAGGGCTTGGAATCGAAATATAG
- a CDS encoding ABC transporter ATP-binding protein: MSFPTIIQFKNIQKTFTIRKGIKSYKLYALRDINLEVKEGEVISLVGESGSGKTTLLRLIARIYTETDGEIYYKNKKLPKKINGKKNLEYRRDVQMIFQDPFSSLNPIKKIYSILKRPLKIHKFDNTENRVIKALEEVELTPIDSYINKYPHELSGGQRQRVVIARSIITRPTIILADEPTSMLDVSIRAGIMNLLLKIREDLNTTYIHVTHDLAAARYISDRIAVMYAGMIMEIGNADEIVLNPLHPYTQLLKKAAPNPDKLEQEELGDTGELPDTINIPKGCPFYDRCPKKMDICNKKIPEVYNIKERQVRCFLYKKEV, encoded by the coding sequence ATGTCATTTCCCACTATAATACAATTCAAAAATATTCAAAAGACATTTACAATAAGAAAAGGTATAAAAAGCTATAAATTATATGCCTTAAGGGATATCAATCTCGAAGTAAAGGAAGGCGAAGTAATTTCTCTTGTTGGTGAATCTGGTTCAGGTAAAACAACTCTTTTAAGATTAATAGCAAGGATTTATACCGAAACAGATGGAGAAATATATTATAAAAACAAGAAACTTCCAAAAAAAATAAATGGAAAGAAAAACTTAGAATACAGAAGAGATGTTCAAATGATATTTCAAGATCCATTTTCTTCTTTAAATCCAATAAAAAAAATATATTCAATATTAAAAAGACCTTTAAAAATTCATAAATTTGATAATACAGAGAATAGAGTCATAAAAGCACTTGAAGAAGTTGAATTAACTCCAATAGATTCATATATAAACAAATATCCCCATGAACTTTCTGGTGGACAAAGACAAAGAGTTGTAATAGCAAGATCTATAATAACAAGACCAACAATAATATTGGCAGATGAACCTACCTCCATGCTCGATGTTTCTATAAGGGCTGGAATAATGAACTTGCTTCTAAAAATACGTGAAGATTTAAACACAACTTATATACATGTAACCCATGATCTTGCAGCTGCGAGATATATTTCTGACAGAATAGCGGTTATGTACGCTGGAATGATAATGGAAATAGGAAATGCGGATGAAATTGTTTTAAATCCTTTGCATCCCTATACACAACTACTAAAAAAAGCAGCTCCAAATCCTGATAAATTAGAACAAGAAGAACTGGGCGATACTGGCGAATTACCCGATACAATAAATATACCAAAAGGATGTCCTTTTTATGATAGATGTCCAAAAAAAATGGATATATGTAATAAAAAGATTCCTGAGGTTTATAATATAAAAGAAAGACAAGTAAGATGCTTTTTATATAAAAAAGAGGTGTAG
- a CDS encoding ABC transporter ATP-binding protein gives MLLEVKDLNAGYATKGKKVRAVKDVSFYLENDDFLGIAGESGCGKSTLLFSLIKLLKNPGKIFDGEIIFKEKNILNLKKEELRKLRWKEFSLVTQSAMNALNPVMKIKDQFADVIMEHSKIKKLEAYKMAGDYLELVGIQRERIESYPHQLSGGQKQRVAIAMALVFSPSLVIMDEPTTALDVVVQRSIMEQIDKIRKDKKFSIIFVTHDISLLFEISKRIAIMYAGELVEIGPTKKVYKTPAHPYTKGLINSFPKLDSEIKQYEGIPGKIPDLSQDIIGCPFMERCSLATEKCKTKPEFKKIDEGRWVKCHFPL, from the coding sequence ATGCTTTTAGAAGTTAAAGATCTAAATGCAGGTTATGCAACAAAAGGCAAAAAAGTAAGAGCTGTAAAAGATGTGTCTTTTTACCTTGAAAATGATGATTTTTTAGGAATAGCTGGAGAATCTGGATGTGGCAAATCCACACTTCTCTTTTCACTTATAAAGTTATTAAAAAATCCTGGAAAAATTTTTGACGGTGAAATAATATTTAAAGAAAAAAATATATTAAATTTAAAAAAAGAAGAATTGAGGAAATTGAGATGGAAAGAATTTTCTCTTGTAACCCAAAGTGCTATGAACGCTTTAAATCCAGTTATGAAAATAAAAGATCAATTTGCTGATGTAATAATGGAACATTCAAAAATAAAAAAATTGGAAGCTTATAAAATGGCTGGAGATTATTTAGAACTTGTGGGAATTCAAAGGGAGAGAATAGAATCATATCCTCATCAACTCTCTGGAGGGCAAAAACAAAGAGTAGCAATAGCTATGGCCTTAGTATTTTCTCCATCACTTGTAATAATGGATGAACCAACTACAGCTTTAGATGTTGTTGTTCAAAGATCTATAATGGAACAAATCGATAAAATAAGAAAAGATAAAAAATTCTCGATAATATTCGTAACTCATGATATTTCTTTATTATTCGAAATATCAAAAAGAATAGCCATAATGTACGCCGGGGAATTAGTTGAAATAGGGCCTACAAAAAAAGTCTATAAAACTCCTGCTCATCCTTATACAAAAGGATTGATAAACTCTTTTCCAAAATTGGACTCTGAAATAAAACAATATGAAGGAATACCTGGAAAAATCCCAGACTTATCCCAAGATATAATTGGTTGTCCTTTCATGGAAAGATGCAGTTTAGCAACAGAAAAATGTAAAACAAAACCAGAATTCAAAAAAATAGACGAAGGTAGGTGGGTAAAATGTCATTTCCCACTATAA
- a CDS encoding ABC transporter permease, which yields MNTIKNMNIKGKIGLGIITFFIIIAIFAPLISPYNPSDMVGMPYLSPSKDFLFGTDRMGRDILSQLIYGTRLSLIVGLSTGLLMTTISVTLGMTAGYFGGVVDRIISTIIDIFLVIPGLPLMIVISSYIKVRGVLPIILVISFTSWGPGARVMRSQAMTLRNREFVTASRITGENHLSLIFSEIMPNMLSLIGSNFFTAVLTAIIGEASLEFLGFGDVSATTWGTMLYWAQNSSALLNQSWTWVLAPGVAIALLGASFALLNFSLDELTNPKLRGE from the coding sequence ATGAATACAATAAAAAATATGAATATAAAGGGAAAAATAGGACTTGGTATAATAACATTTTTTATAATAATTGCAATTTTTGCACCTTTGATATCACCTTATAATCCTTCTGATATGGTAGGAATGCCTTATTTGAGCCCTTCCAAAGATTTTTTATTTGGAACTGACAGAATGGGTAGAGATATACTATCTCAACTCATATATGGAACAAGATTATCATTAATAGTTGGATTATCGACTGGATTACTGATGACAACAATATCAGTTACTCTTGGAATGACTGCAGGTTACTTCGGAGGAGTTGTTGATAGAATAATATCAACAATAATAGATATATTCTTAGTAATTCCTGGATTACCACTGATGATAGTAATATCTTCTTATATAAAAGTTCGAGGAGTTCTACCCATAATACTCGTAATATCTTTTACAAGTTGGGGACCAGGCGCGAGAGTGATGAGATCTCAAGCTATGACTCTAAGAAATAGAGAATTCGTAACTGCTTCAAGAATAACAGGTGAAAACCATTTAAGTTTAATATTTTCTGAAATAATGCCAAATATGCTCTCTTTAATAGGTTCTAATTTTTTTACAGCTGTTTTAACAGCTATAATAGGTGAAGCATCATTAGAATTTTTAGGATTTGGTGACGTAAGTGCTACAACTTGGGGAACAATGCTATACTGGGCACAAAATTCATCTGCTCTTTTAAATCAATCATGGACATGGGTTTTAGCTCCTGGTGTTGCAATAGCTCTTTTAGGGGCAAGCTTTGCATTATTAAACTTCTCATTAGATGAACTTACAAATCCAAAATTAAGAGGAGAGTGA